The segment CACCGTGCTCAACGGCCAGGCCATGACGCCCTGCCAGTAAGCACCCAGATGCTGCGCGATGGCCCTCACGACAaaggcgccggcgtcgccaaAGATCCAGAAGTGCCGGCAGCGATGCAGCAGCACCCCGTAGTAGGCCAGCACGACCACCGCCTCGGGCTGCAACCGCCTCAGCACATCGAGGTAGTCGGTACTCACCGTGACCGAAAACGCCGACGCGGCGTGTGGTCCTGCCACCGGCGTCGGCAAGTCCCTGTACATGTCAAAGGCCCATTGCAGCCGGTCGACGGCTTCTCGACACGCCGTCACCGTGGCGGGGCCGAGGTCAGAGGAATCGAGGAGGTCGTGGAGGGGGCGGCATTCGTGCCCTCCTTTGGACTCGCCTCTTGCGCCTGGCTCGACGTCCATGCGTGCCCTGTGGGTGAGTGTGAGGAGGGGCTCTAGCTCCGAGGCCACAAGGTGCTGCCAAGTTGGTCGTATGATGGCGCGGACGCCATGGTGGATGCGGAAGCAGTCCACGAAGCGGTTTACAAAGACGTGGAACTGCGAGTGGTGGAGGGCCCGGACGGAGGACAAGGTGTCTGCGAGGTCGTGGAGGGAGAGGGTGGCTGCGAAGAGGAATCGTGGGATGGAGGATGCCATGTCGTCGGGCGGCAGGGTGGACGAGAGCCTGGTGAAGCGCGCGATGGCGCGGGTTTGAAGCTCCGTGGCCATGTGGAGGAGCGGTGCCGGGTCTGGTGGCGAGGTTGTTGTCGCTTTGTGGAGGGCAGCGAGGGCGAGCACCTCGTCTATGAAGTACGGGTGAGAGGAGGCAAAGCGGAGGGCTATCTCGAGAATGTCGGTGTCCTGCCCGGGCGTCATGAAGAAGCTGTCCCTGGTGAGGGTGATGTGGTACAGAAGGGAGAGATGGTCTGCCGTGAAGAGGGGGGGATCCGACCATGACGGCTCGTAGGACTGCGGAAACGATTCGCCAAACGAGGGCAGAGGTGAGGGCTCGGATGTAGTTGGATGGGACTGCGTTCGTGATAGTTGCGGGAGGGCTGTGTCACTGGGCGTACGTGGTGTCCGGGCATCGCTTGAATTCCACGCTGTGGCCGACGGACTCGGGTCATCTGTACGGGCATGCGTCTCGGCATCTGACGCCGAATGCGATGGCGATAACCCTTTCCTCCGCAAGGGCCGGTCCTTGACGGGGGGAAACACACATGCGCGCTCTGCGATGGCGCAGTTTGCACAGGCGGGCCGGCGCTCGTCGCAGCGTATATGGCGCCGCTTGCACTCCACGCAGCCGTTTCGGGATTTTCGGTGAGATCTGCGATGCGCcttgggctgctgctgcgggctTGTGCCGCCGGGTTGAGGCATGGTGATTCCGCGATTCCGGGAGTCGGTGAGCCAAGTGAGGGAATTTGGAGGTGTCCGTGGTGTGACTGGGCCTGCGTAgcctttcaatgttcgtgGCTATGCTGCGCGCCCTGGAAAGGGGGGGACGACGCGGACGCCGTGTTCGACATGGAGgttgatgccgtcatgggcaTTGGGCTATGCCAGACCATGTGGTGAGGTTTTGACGTCGGCTTGTCAGAGTTGCTTAAGTCAGCAGCTTTCGGCCGTCGTCTTGGTGATGCAGCTTAACCGTGGCAACTAGGAGATTACAGCCGTTtactttttctcttttcccttctttttcgTTTTGCAAATGTTTAAACTCGAATTTTGCTCTGTACATGGCCTGCAATTCTATCGAATCTACCAATTTGCTCCCTTCGCCGTCTAAAATGCCAACACGCTCAACAAGACTATCACCATCAAATATCAAAAAGCCAACCCAACATAGACACAACACAGCTCCATTCCCGCAAGATGGCTCTACTCACTTGCCCCCCGGCCGAACCTCATCCTCCCCGGGCCCCGAATCAACCACGTCCCACGCCCTCGGCTTCCTCAACTCCCCACGGCTCAAGTGCCCTGGATACACAACCCCGTACACCACCATGGTGCCAAACATCAAGGCCGCATCAAAAACATACAGCGTCCACTCATGCGTCAGCAAATAGCCCTCCTTGCCCATGATGTACTCCACGACCCTAAACACCGACCGCACCAGAATCAGCGCGCTCGTCGCGTACAGCATCATCATAATCCTGACCCAGCCCGCGTCCatgctcgccgccgacggccaCCTCCTCATCCGGACGTGGAAaatcgccgccgtcatggcaaACAGCCCAAACATGACGATTTGCACAATAagcccgacgaggatgatgttCTCTGCCTTTTTGGGGTCAAAGTTCTTCACCGCCATGAGCCCTGCACCCGTCGACTGCACCAGGAACGACAAGACGTCGCCCAGCACAAATGCCTTGGTGAGCCAGTTGACGGGGATGAGGGAGTGGCGCTCGCCGTGGATGCTGCGCATGAGCCGCCCGAGCGTCATGTAGATGGAGGCGGCGAAGAGCGCGGGCGCCACGAGGATGAGCACCGACTGCATCACGTACGGGCCGAGTTGGTCGGTTTTGTCGCGCGCGTACGCCCGGGCCACGTAGCCTAGGAACTGGACTGCGGAACCGAGTCTTGCGTCAGTATGTATCTACATGTACGCTTGAAAGCCGTCTCATGCTGATGCGGTGGTGTGGACTTACACAGTCCGCCGAGGACAAAAGGTATGCTGAACCACGTCCTCGTCTTGGCCATCCGCCAGCCCACGAAGCCCGTTGCTCCCGCAAACAGGACCACGAATATgattgctgctggtgtcGACGGGAGGTAGTCCCAGAGGTAGTAGTTGCCCCTGTATGGCTTTAGTTCTGCCATATTTCGCTGTGTTTTTATCACCGGTACCCTCTCCAAATGGAAACTAAAACCAGGATTTGAGAAGGGTGAGAAaagaacagaaaaaaaaaaagcaagtaAGAAGGGAAAAGAGGCAAAAAAGTCAAAACTCTCAGGGACCAAGAGCCAATGCTGattaaaagaaaacaagGGCTAGCTGAACAACgagtatattatatatatttgtCCGAGCTCAGCTTCCAACTATCGAGTCCTCGTCCCACCTGTTCTACTTGACACTTTCGTGCGGCTTGCGTTAGCTGTAACCAAATGTGGGTACTAGTGCAAGTCAAAATCCGTGTATTTCAAGTTTCGAGAAGACCCTGGTTACCTTGGAATTGCCAAATCTGAGTTTCCATGTCCCTCTATACGCGTATTCGCTACCGCCCCACATGCAAAATACGCGTATCTGCGACCAGCTTACGCGGTCCGAGGCCCAGGTTCTTGGCAGTTCGCAATTGTTTCTCGGATAGATCCTTAGCTGCCAAGCTGATGACAAGTCCAGCATGATGTAGGGCTGTCAAAATTTTGTCTTGCTGCACCTACTTGACGGCATTTTGTCTGTGACTGCAATCGCCAATCACGTCGCGGGTAGGTCCTGTACATGGGACAACTTTCCAATACGGGCTTTCAGCTTCCGGCTATGATGCACTGCATACTTGACTTGACACGGGTATATTGAAATTTTAATCGTCAAAGCCCTCAAATTCGTCATCCTTCGACGCGGCGTTTGTGCGATTCTGCTCTCGGACCTGCTTAATGAGCTCGTCTAGTTtcatcttgtccagcttTTGATCATCCGTCATGGTGGCGTTCTTTTCGgcctctttcttcttgtaTCTCTTCTCACGTCTCTCGTTGCGGTGCTCCTGCTGTTGGTGCTTGCCGCTCCACGCCTCGTTCTTCCTCTTGCGTTTCTTGTCATCCTTCTTCTCGATTCCCTCGCCGTTCTTTGCGGCCTCCATTTCTTCTATCCTTGCCATTTCGCGCGTCTTTTCCTTGTATGCGAATGTATCCCAGTCCATTTCCACACCCAGCGTCTTGTCTCCCTTCCAATTCTTGAGCTCTGGCATCCTCGGCATTCGGAGCAGTCCCCATGCGTTTGCCAAGTCTATCCAGTCAAGATCAGAGACTCGGAATATTGAAGTTGCTTGGTGTGCGCCGTAGCTTCGCACCCAGCTCACAAATGCCTTTTGTGCTTTATCGTAGATGGCCCTGTCTGTTTTTGCCAACTTGCGTATTTGATCtacagcagcggcagcatcTTTTTCTGATATAGAGATCTCCGGCTTTTCTAATGGAGTAATTGGCGTCTTGCGAATTTCCAGGAACCGTACGTAGTCTTCTTCCCGCCCGGGGTGGAGCATGACGACTGCCAatccttttcttccagcACGCCCAGCTCTTCCGCTTCGGTGGATAAACACTTTGGGATCAGACGGTGCATCAATTTGCACAACTAGATCAACCTGGGGAATGTCAAGGCCACGAGCTGCCAAATCGGTCGTTAAGAGAACAGTGGGAGAAACAGAGTTTAAAAACCTGTTGAAATTCTTCTCCCGCACCTTGGCCGGGTGTTTTCCGTGTAGCGGTATTAATGAAAACTGAGCCGGAAGCAGGCCCGACAGGACATGTTGAAAGTAGTCGACAGCTGCACACGTAGACAGAAAGACAATCGTCCTTTGCGGGGTGATGGGTAATTTTTCGAGAAGTTGCGCCAACGCCGGTAGCTTTTGTGTCGCCGGTTTGATGAGATAGGCCATTTGCAAGCTAGCCGGAGTTTTTCTATCTTCCAATACTCCACCGTCCTTCATCTTGACTCGAACTTCAATTTTGACGGGATTTCGCAGACCAACTCGAATGATCTCGCCCACGGCTTCGCTGACACTGGCACTAAACAGACCAGTACGTCGCTGCTTAGGCAAGTGTGAAATGATATTCTGAAGGTCCTGTTTAAATCCCAAATCAAGCAGTCGATCCGCCTCGTCCAGGACAAGCATTTCGAACGAGGATTGGGGGCAATGGACATGCGGCGACGACAACAGTTCAACCAGCCGTCCAGGGGAAGATATTAAAACGTTTGGGCTATGGCGCATAAAGTAACTCAAATCCTGTGCCGTAGTGGTGGTACCTCCAACAAGTAATTGGGGTACAATAACGGGGGTCGTGGTCGAGGGTcgcttctcctcgtcgttgaGATTGGGTAAAATTTCCGCAGACGGCGGGTGGAATGCTAGTAATGAAAGGAGAACGGAGTGGATCTGAGCAGCGAGCTCTCTTGTAGGCGAGAcaatgatggcggcgacatgGTGTTTTTTGGTCGGCTCTTCGAGGCGCAAAATCCTTTGCACAATGGGGATTAAAAAGGATAGTGTTTTACCACTGCCTGTGACGGCCTAGGCAAGTCATGTCAGGATTGGTGCCACGACAGAAAAAAAGAATCGATTCGCGAAAATATCTTCATACCTCAACTACCACATCCTTGTTGCCCAAAAAGTGCGGCATGGTAGCAGCTTGGACTGGTGTCATGCGGGAAAACCCCATGGTGGACACAGCATCCAGGATCCATTCTGCGAGTGGTGGCGTGAGCGATTCCCACGCTCTGGGATCCCTCTTGCGAATGACCTTTCCAGGAGCCATGACGGACTGTGAATGACAATGCTGGATGTTGCCGCCGATGGAGGGACCATTGTTAAACAAAAAGTTGTCGCTATCGCCAGAGGCTTGATCTTATCAGCACGTGACTGCACAAGTATCTTTACTTACATTGCCGTGTCTGCTTAGCGCGCATATTAGTATTCGCTACATGTGCAGTATtttctggtgctggtggtggctgcTCCGCCCTGACTGTCTTCGGCGACGGCTGCCTCCCGCACTGGCAATTGCAGTTGACGCCTTCAGGTGCTCGCGtgagcaccagaccatctaaaaaataattagtgCCCGCATGTGCACTATGGGCTCAGGCACACACGACCATCACAGGGAGGCCCGTCTGCCATTAACATTGTATTCGTgtctcatcaccatcacgTACACAAACTGTATGCGCACAACTAccttaagtacctaggtagccaTCAAACACAACGATAGACAAGAGCACCGAAAGAAAACCCTCTCGTaaacggccatggccatgatacCACTCCATGCTCTGTAATCACATGCCTGacccatgggccatggctctgGCCGGGGACGGCAAACCCGTGGGCCCCGTCTGGTCTGGGGGCGCAAAATTTCTAAACCCCGACGCCTCCGTCTGCTAACACCTCCACATCCATCCCGTGTCTGCGTCAcaaaaaaagacagaaagGTGTCCCGTGGTTCCCAACGCTTCCTCTGTCACGGCTCTCGCATCCTTCTCTCTCGCCTTCCCTCCCCCGACCTTCATGCACGCGCTGTCCCATtccggccgccgccattcCTCAAACTCGTCATCGTGCAGTAGGGGACGCTCCCTCTGCTGCCTCTCTGGACTTCACACTGGATCCGATAGAGTCCGCCAGCTTCCCTCAGCAAGGACCCTCGACGCTTCATAGCCAGTCCGCCGTCGTTGCTCCGATTCAAGGCTCAGAGCCTGCGCCAACATCTCTGGCGCGACGGTCGCGCCTCGATAAATACACCGATTCCTCTCTCCACtcctctgctgctgcttcgcctgcggccgccgccggtCCAGCCCAACAACATCTCTGGCCCTCTCACCACGTATCGCTTCATCGCGTTGTTGTCGGGGCCGTCCGCTCCCCTGCCCTGCCACCGGTATCCTTCACCATGTCTCTACGTCGCAAGGCCGCATCCTCTGTCCCCGAGACACCTCGCATCATCTCGCCGAGTCCCGACCCCCCGGAGCACGACGCGGGCTACTCGGCACCCACGACGCGCTCGGCGGCCCGGAGGAGAATGGCGTCCTCTCAGCACTCTCAAGACGAACATCCGCAACAAGACgatgtcgacgacgaggttcCCGGCCTGCGGAGGTCCCGCACCAGAAGTAGATCGCCAATCGACTCCCGAACAATGGCCCGCATGACACCAAGCAACTCCAGCCTCGCCATGAAACCTTTGTCCAAGGAGCCTTCTGAAAAGGTCGTCACAAATGGCAAGATATCTGCTTCAAATGGGCACCTGGCCCCTCCCCAGCCTGCCACGCCCTCGGGCTGGTCCTGGCGGGACTTTAGCCGCAGTCCCAGCCCCCTCGGCCTCATCCCCATCCACCGACACTGGCGAACATTCGTGCACAAACACGAGGTGCCT is part of the Metarhizium brunneum chromosome 4, complete sequence genome and harbors:
- the UPC2_2 gene encoding Sterol uptake control protein 2, whose product is MPQPGGTSPQQQPKAHRRSHRKSRNGCVECKRRHIRCDERRPACANCAIAERACVFPPVKDRPLRRKGLSPSHSASDAETHARTDDPSPSATAWNSSDARTPRTPSDTALPQLSRTQSHPTTSEPSPLPSFGESFPQSYEPSWSDPPLFTADHLSLLYHITLTRDSFFMTPGQDTDILEIALRFASSHPYFIDEVLALAALHKATTTSPPDPAPLLHMATELQTRAIARFTRLSSTLPPDDMASSIPRFLFAATLSLHDLADTLSSVRALHHSQFHVFVNRFVDCFRIHHGVRAIIRPTWQHLVASELEPLLTLTHRARMDVEPGARGESKGGHECRPLHDLLDSSDLGPATVTACREAVDRLQWAFDMYRDLPTPVAGPHAASAFSVTVSTDYLDVLRRLQPEAVVVLAYYGVLLHRCRHFWIFGDAGAFVVRAIAQHLGAYWQGVMAWPLSTVEGAADEEAGRTDA
- the RTM1 gene encoding Protein RTM1, whose translation is MAELKPYRGNYYLWDYLPSTPAAIIFVVLFAGATGFVGWRMAKTRTWFSIPFVLGGLFQFLGYVARAYARDKTDQLGPYVMQSVLILVAPALFAASIYMTLGRLMRSIHGERHSLIPVNWLTKAFVLGDVLSFLVQSTGAGLMAVKNFDPKKAENIILVGLIVQIVMFGLFAMTAAIFHVRMRRWPSAASMDAGWVRIMMMLYATSALILVRSVFRVVEYIMGKEGYLLTHEWTLYVFDAALMFGTMVVYGVVYPGHLSRGELRKPRAWDVVDSGPGEDEVRPGGK
- the SPB4 gene encoding ATP-dependent rRNA helicase SPB4, encoding MAPGKVIRKRDPRAWESLTPPLAEWILDAVSTMGFSRMTPVQAATMPHFLGNKDVVVEAVTGSGKTLSFLIPIVQRILRLEEPTKKHHVAAIIVSPTRELAAQIHSVLLSLLAFHPPSAEILPNLNDEEKRPSTTTPVIVPQLLVGGTTTTAQDLSYFMRHSPNVLISSPGRLVELLSSPHVHCPQSSFEMLVLDEADRLLDLGFKQDLQNIISHLPKQRRTGLFSASVSEAVGEIIRVGLRNPVKIEVRVKMKDGGVLEDRKTPASLQMAYLIKPATQKLPALAQLLEKLPITPQRTIVFLSTCAAVDYFQHVLSGLLPAQFSLIPLHGKHPAKVREKNFNRFLNSVSPTVLLTTDLAARGLDIPQVDLVVQIDAPSDPKVFIHRSGRAGRAGRKGLAVVMLHPGREEDYVRFLEIRKTPITPLEKPEISISEKDAAAAVDQIRKLAKTDRAIYDKAQKAFVSWVRSYGAHQATSIFRVSDLDWIDLANAWGLLRMPRMPELKNWKGDKTLGVEMDWDTFAYKEKTREMARIEEMEAAKNGEGIEKKDDKKRKRKNEAWSGKHQQQEHRNERREKRYKKKEAEKNATMTDDQKLDKMKLDELIKQVREQNRTNAASKDDEFEGFDD